From the genome of Roseofilum reptotaenium CS-1145:
GATAAGAAGACTGCCAATGATGGAAGTCTTAACCGTACCAATGACAAGGACTGATTTAGCCAGGAGCCGTATGAGGTGAAAGTCTCATGTACGGTTCTGAATGGGAGGGGTAGAGGGTGACCTCTATCTCGACCCCTAATAATCTGAAGACGGGGGAGTTAGAGCAGACCCTTACAGGTCATCAAGACTCGGTTATTGCTGTAGCTGTAACTCCGGATGGGCAGTGAGTAATCTCCGGTTCAGCAGACGAAACCCTAAAAGTGTGGAATCTGAAGACGGGGGAGCTAGAGCAGACTTTCAGCGGCTATAACCACTGGGTTAGTTCCGTAGCTGTAACTCCAGATGGGAAGCAAGCAGTCTCAGGTTCATTTAACAAAACTGTGAAAGTTTGGAATTTGCACACCGGGGAGCTAGAGCATACCTTCTGCGACCATTGGGAATGGGTTAGAGCTGTAGCTGTAACTGAGGATGGGGAAAGAGCGATCGCTTCTTCAGACTACGAGACTCTGGAAGTGTGGAATCTGAAGACGGGAGAGTTAGAGTTACAACACACTCTTTGGAGTCTTAGATCTCCAGTTGAAGACATCGCGATCGCCCCAGATGGGAAGTGGGTTATTTCTGCCTCAAGAGACCATACCCTAAAAGTTTGGCATCTGTACACTGGAGAGTTAGAGCAGGCTTTCCCCAGGTCTAGACGCTCGGTTTATGCGATCGCCATAACCCCGGATGGGAAGTCAGTCATTTCCGCATCAGGACACGACGAAATCCTAAAGGTGTGGCATCTGCAAACTGGGGTGTTAGAGAAGACTTTCACAGGTCATAGCGATCAGGTTGATACCGTAGCCATAAGTCTGGATGGGGCGAGAGCGATTTTTCTTTCAAATGACAAGATTCTGAAAGTATGGAATCTACATACAGGAAAGTTAGAATATACTTTCTGCGCTCATAGCGACCTAGTTAATGCTTTAGCCATTACTCCGGATGGGAAGCGAGCGATTTCTGCTTCAGATGACAAGACCTTGAAAGTGTGGAATCTATATACAGGGGAGTTAGAGCATACTCTCACCGGTCATAGCGACCGGGTTATGGCTGTAGCCATAAGTCTGGATGGGGCGCGAGCAATTTCTAGTTCAGGGGACAGAACGGTGAAAGTATGGAATCTGCACGCCGGCGAGTTAGAGAAGACCTTCTATGGTCATCGCGCTCCAGTTGGAGCGATCGCCGTCACTCCCGATGGAAACCGGGTCATTTCTGGTTCCTTCGACTACACCGTGAAAGTATGGAATCTGCACACTGGGGAATTAGAACATACTTTCTCCGGTCATAGAGCTTGGGTGAGTACCGTAGCAGTCAGCCCAAATGGCGAACGGGTCATTTCTGCTTCAGATGACGAGACTTTGAAAGTGTGGAATCTGCACACTGGGGAATTAGAGCGTACCTTCTCTGGTTATCTCTACTGGATGCATGTTGTCGCACTCAGTCCTAGTGAAGAGCTGGTCATTTCTGTTTCACATTCATACGAAACTTCCCTGAAAATCTGGGATTTGCAGACGGGAGATGCGATCGCCAGTTTTTGGGGAGATGGTTCTATTGCTTGCTGCGCCATATCCCCCGATCTCCAGATGCTTGCTGTTGGAGAACACTCCGGCGAGGTACATTTCCTGCGCCTGGTGGGACTGCCGCAGCCATAGGCAAAACTATACAGCGCTTCTGTCACTTTCCGGTTTTTCCTATTATTAGAAATTTCTGGAGCCAAGGTACAATGGATGATATAGAGTTTTGCGATCGCATTTTGGCCGATTTCACACTCTCAATAATTTCTACTCGGAAAAAACGGTGCGATCGCTTGCCTTGTCTACACTCTACGATTCCGAAAAGCTAAAGCTTTTCGGAGAGTGACAGAAGAGGGATAAAAATTAAAAATGGTTTAGGGTATTGCCCACCCTACCAATTGACTATATTCATTAATTTTGTAGGGGCGGGTTATACCCAAATTTAGGAAAAAAACGATCGATTTCCTAAACCCGCCCTCACTCAACCCATAACCCACACGATATAATATCAAATCCTGAAATGGTTGCTACAAATGCGTACTGTAGAGACATGGTGGGTTCGTGCGGGTTTACAAAAATAGTTGTCAGTCTACAAGATTTGGGTATAACCCGCCCCTACTTTAATCATTATGGAATTAGAAGCCGGGTTTCTTCAATAAACCTGGCTTCTCAGCGAGCTAAACGGTAACAATGGAAGAATTCAGAGCATGGGAAGATGGGGACTCTAAACTATGCCAAGATTGACCCTCTAGCGCCATATGCTCAATCGAACTGGCTAACCGCAAGGCTCTCAAGGCTTGTTCGCCGCCTACCGAAGGTTGATTTCCACCGCGTACACAGGTGACAAAATGCTCTAATTCAGCATGAAGGGGTTCAATATTACTGGTATACACCTTTTCAATTAAGCCATCCTGACGATAGAGAACTTGACCATACTCCGTGCGATAGTTGGCGGTCGTTTGGCGATGGATCAGAATTTCATTATTGAGAAAATCCGCTTCTGTGAGTGAATTCTTGCAATGGGCAGCGATGCGGCGAATTTTGCAATGGGTAACCTTACTTGCGGTTAGAGTCGCGATAACGCCATTCTCAAAGCCCAAAGTTGCGGTTACATAATCTAAATATCCAGAATCTGAGGCTCTATTCCCACTTGCGGTGAGCTTTTTGACGGGGGCAGACGCTAATTCTAACAGTAAATCAATATCATGGATCATCAAGTCTAAAACCACCGAGACATCATTGGCGCGGTTAGAATAGGGACTCATGCGATGAGCTTCTAAGGCGAGAATTTCTTCGGTTTTCAGGACTTTGCTCAGTTCCTGGAAAGCGGGGTTAAAGCGTTCAATATGTCCGACTTGGAGAATACAGTTACATTCTGCCGCTAGATTGACTAGATTTTCGGCTTCCTCGATACTGGCAGCGATGGGTTTTTCAATCAGGACATGGACTCCTGCTTCTAAACAGGCTGTTCCTACTTCATGGTGAAGACGGGTGGGAACAGCAATACAGACGGCATCGATATGGGGCAGAAGGTCGTGATAGTTCTCGAAGAATCGTACTCGGTATTTTCCGGCTGTATCTAATCCCCGTTCGATGTCAACGTCAGATATGCCAATCAGGTGTACGTCTTTGAGCAAACTTAAAACACGAGTATGATGTTGACCCATATGGCCGACACCAATGACTCCAATGCGGATAGGCTTAAGGGGATTATGGG
Proteins encoded in this window:
- a CDS encoding Gfo/Idh/MocA family protein — translated: MSSGNEDVRAEVKEPHNPLKPIRIGVIGVGHMGQHHTRVLSLLKDVHLIGISDVDIERGLDTAGKYRVRFFENYHDLLPHIDAVCIAVPTRLHHEVGTACLEAGVHVLIEKPIAASIEEAENLVNLAAECNCILQVGHIERFNPAFQELSKVLKTEEILALEAHRMSPYSNRANDVSVVLDLMIHDIDLLLELASAPVKKLTASGNRASDSGYLDYVTATLGFENGVIATLTASKVTHCKIRRIAAHCKNSLTEADFLNNEILIHRQTTANYRTEYGQVLYRQDGLIEKVYTSNIEPLHAELEHFVTCVRGGNQPSVGGEQALRALRLASSIEHMALEGQSWHSLESPSSHALNSSIVTV
- a CDS encoding WD40 repeat domain-containing protein, which encodes MWNLKTGELEQTFSGYNHWVSSVAVTPDGKQAVSGSFNKTVKVWNLHTGELEHTFCDHWEWVRAVAVTEDGERAIASSDYETLEVWNLKTGELELQHTLWSLRSPVEDIAIAPDGKWVISASRDHTLKVWHLYTGELEQAFPRSRRSVYAIAITPDGKSVISASGHDEILKVWHLQTGVLEKTFTGHSDQVDTVAISLDGARAIFLSNDKILKVWNLHTGKLEYTFCAHSDLVNALAITPDGKRAISASDDKTLKVWNLYTGELEHTLTGHSDRVMAVAISLDGARAISSSGDRTVKVWNLHAGELEKTFYGHRAPVGAIAVTPDGNRVISGSFDYTVKVWNLHTGELEHTFSGHRAWVSTVAVSPNGERVISASDDETLKVWNLHTGELERTFSGYLYWMHVVALSPSEELVISVSHSYETSLKIWDLQTGDAIASFWGDGSIACCAISPDLQMLAVGEHSGEVHFLRLVGLPQP